A window from Triticum aestivum cultivar Chinese Spring chromosome 6D, IWGSC CS RefSeq v2.1, whole genome shotgun sequence encodes these proteins:
- the LOC123141617 gene encoding uncharacterized protein yields the protein MSGTVCSMCGDVGFQDKLFRCARCRCRFQHSYCTNYYGDAAPADAGAGVCDWCLSDDPLVKNRRPSAPPAMQHRGPPTGMGCGKVKVTGGGEQEGGRRVAKAAVRRYKLLKDVLC from the exons ATGTCCGGCACCGTGTGCTCCATGTGCGGCGACGTCGGCTTCCAGGACAAGCTCTTCCGCTGCGCCCGTTGCCGCTGCCGCTTCCAACACTC CTATTGCACGAACTACTACGGCGACGCGGCCCCGGCCGACGCGGGCGCCGGCGTGTGCGACTGGTGCCTCAGCGACGACCCCCTCGTGAAGAACAGGCGCCCTTCGGCGCCGCCGGCCATGCAGCACCGCGGTCCGCCGACCGGGATGGGCTGCGGCAAGGTCAAGGtgaccggcggcggcgagcaggagGGCGGCCGGAGAGTGGCGAAGGCGGCCGTCCGCAGGTACAAGCTCCTCAAAGACGTCCTGTGCTAG